The window GATGTCACCGAACGACTCGGCGACCGGCTCGGTGCGCTCCCAGCCGATGCGGGAGTCGGCGTACGCCTTCTTCGCGGCCTCGATGTCACCCGCGGCGACGGCGTCCGTGAAGACCTTGACCTTCGGCAGCGTCTCGTCGGCCTGCGCCTGCACATAGGTGCGGTAGCCGGCGACGGCCTTGTCCATCTCGGGGCTGCGCTTGACCGCGGTGCCGCCGGTGACCTCGATCTTCTGCCGGAAGCCGGCGCCCTTCATGCCGGGCTTGCAGACGACGTCGTACGAACCGGCCTTGACCTCGGCGGTGATGGTGGCCTTGGTGCCGGGGCCGATGTTCTCGCGCTCGGCGACGATGCGGTCGTCCGGGAAGAGGACGTAGACCTCGGTGACCTTGGAGCCCTTGTTCTCCACGGCGAGTGCGATGTGACCGGCCGGGAGCTTCGTCTTCGTCACCGCGCAGGAGTCGTCCTTCGCGGTGACCTTCACCGCGCCGTCACCCTTGCCGTCGCTCTTCTCGGCGCAGCCCGTGACGGCGGTCAGAGCCGCCGCGGTGGCGACAGCGGTGACGACGGAGAATCGAACGGCTCGCATACGGGCTCCACAAAGGCTGAAGAGGATGAACAGGGCCGGAAAGGGGCGGGTGAGGCGGACCTAACTTAACCGAGGCTTACCTCACCGGTACCCACCCGTACAGTGATTCAGCTCTCACCTGCGGCGCCGGAGAACAGGGCGATCACGGACAGCCCATGGGTGCCCCATGGGCGGGTCAAGGGATGGTCAAGCGCCGCCTGGTGGTGCGAACGAGGGGCGCCTCGGTACCCGAGTCGTCACCGCGGCCCCGCCGCCGTACCGCCCGATCCGCTCCTGCGGCACCCCCGGGCCGCACGGTGCTTGAATGCGCACGTGAGTGACTACGACGTACCCGCAGGCATCGACGTACTGCACGTGTTCTGCGGCCCGGACGGACGGCACGGCAACGCCCTCGGGGTCGTACGCGACGGGCGCACGTACCCCGACGAGGCGTCCCGGCAGGCGCTCGCCGAGAAGCTCGGTTTCAGTGAGACCGTGTTCGTCGACGATCCCGAGCGCGGGCACGTCGACATCTACACGCCGGGACTCCGCCTGCCGTTCGCCGGGCATCCGCTCGTGGGCGCAGCCTGGCTGCTCGACCTGGAGATCCTGGAACTGCCGGTCGGCGACATCTACACCCGTCAGGACGGCGAGTTCAGCTGGATCGCGGCCCGCCCCGAGTGGGTGCCGCCGCGCACGCTGGAGCAGTACGCATCCGTCGCAGAGGTCGAGGCACTGACCGGGCCGCCCCCGGGGGAGGGCTGGCTGTACGTATGGGCGTGGGAGGACGAGGCGGCGGGACGGGTGAGGGCGCGGGCCTTCCCACGGCGGGACGACCGGATCGTCGAGGACGAGGCGACGGGTGCGGCGGCGCTGCTGCTCAGCGCGCAACTGGGCCGGGCCCTCAACATCAGGCAAGGGCGCGGCTCCCAGATCCTCACCGCACCCGCGCCGGACGGCACGGTGGAAATCGGGGGGCGCGTCCTGCTGGCGGGTGCAAGCCTGTCACCGGCGCTGTGACGTCGGACGGGCGGCTTCGAGCCCGTCCGGCCGGCGATCGAGGACGAAGCGGCACGGGTGACCGGGCCCACCGTCGGAACCCCCCGGTCACCCCGCCCCCCGCACCGCCGGGGCCCTACGCGCTGCGGGGGAACGCCTCGCCCAGCT is drawn from Streptomyces sp. NBC_01717 and contains these coding sequences:
- a CDS encoding PhzF family phenazine biosynthesis protein yields the protein MSDYDVPAGIDVLHVFCGPDGRHGNALGVVRDGRTYPDEASRQALAEKLGFSETVFVDDPERGHVDIYTPGLRLPFAGHPLVGAAWLLDLEILELPVGDIYTRQDGEFSWIAARPEWVPPRTLEQYASVAEVEALTGPPPGEGWLYVWAWEDEAAGRVRARAFPRRDDRIVEDEATGAAALLLSAQLGRALNIRQGRGSQILTAPAPDGTVEIGGRVLLAGASLSPAL
- the efeO gene encoding iron uptake system protein EfeO, whose translation is MRAVRFSVVTAVATAAALTAVTGCAEKSDGKGDGAVKVTAKDDSCAVTKTKLPAGHIALAVENKGSKVTEVYVLFPDDRIVAERENIGPGTKATITAEVKAGSYDVVCKPGMKGAGFRQKIEVTGGTAVKRSPEMDKAVAGYRTYVQAQADETLPKVKVFTDAVAAGDIEAAKKAYADSRIGWERTEPVAESFGDIDPKVDVREDGLEDGQKWTGWHRLEKALWQDKKLGAEEKALAPVLYKDLVDWQKRVGKAEITPTSMANGAKELLDEVATGKVTGEEERYSHTDLIDFKANVEGAQKSYELLKPIASKNDAALTTTLDKQFAALNTLLDKYREDKNSYEFTSYEKVGKADRKELSDAVNALAEPLSQLAAAVTK